One window of the Stigmatella aurantiaca genome contains the following:
- a CDS encoding serine/threonine protein kinase, giving the protein MTNSAGLAPGTEIGAWRVVSHQGQGAYGAVYRAERVGDEGAGPFALKLALHPLDPRFEREGELLARLNTPHVPRLQDRGWWMPEGTPFPYLVMEWVEGLPLYEWGTRHVLTSRQALRLLAHVARALEATHAVEGVHRDVKGDNIRVRADGTAVLMDFGSSNYRQAQTLTHQHPPPGTPEYQSPESQRFQWETRHQPRIRYEAQPADDVYALGVTAYRLCTGQYPPGLELKQTEEGFEFVDPPWVPPETLASVCPELAALIRQMLHEEPAERGSAASVAQALERAAKKAGRAADQPLAGGQYVALPPPASAAWRPALVAALGMCLSLAVWWWGSQSLGGAKWTADRQHPEEAPVGLADSTLDASTAGPPAEFEQGGMALDVPETPLPGQHRPPCAKQELKINGGCWRRLADATPPCGVRTYEWKGMCYVPMFDPPRPSTSNLP; this is encoded by the coding sequence ATGACGAACTCAGCCGGACTGGCGCCTGGAACGGAGATCGGCGCCTGGCGCGTGGTGAGCCACCAGGGCCAGGGGGCCTACGGCGCGGTCTACCGGGCCGAGCGGGTGGGAGACGAAGGCGCGGGTCCATTCGCCCTGAAGTTGGCGCTCCATCCCCTGGATCCACGCTTCGAGCGGGAAGGGGAGCTGCTCGCGCGCTTGAACACCCCCCACGTGCCACGGCTCCAAGACCGGGGCTGGTGGATGCCGGAGGGGACGCCGTTCCCGTATCTGGTGATGGAGTGGGTGGAAGGTCTGCCCCTGTACGAGTGGGGCACGCGGCACGTTCTCACCTCCCGGCAAGCGCTGCGGCTCCTGGCGCACGTGGCCCGGGCGCTGGAGGCGACGCACGCGGTGGAGGGCGTGCACCGGGACGTGAAGGGGGACAACATCCGGGTGAGAGCCGATGGCACGGCGGTGCTGATGGACTTTGGCTCATCGAACTACCGGCAGGCGCAAACGCTTACCCACCAGCATCCTCCCCCGGGAACACCCGAGTATCAGAGCCCCGAGTCTCAGCGCTTCCAATGGGAGACGAGACACCAGCCGAGGATCCGCTACGAAGCCCAGCCCGCGGATGACGTGTATGCGCTGGGGGTGACGGCCTATCGCCTGTGTACGGGCCAGTACCCACCCGGCCTGGAGCTGAAGCAGACCGAGGAGGGCTTCGAGTTCGTGGATCCGCCCTGGGTTCCCCCGGAAACGCTGGCCTCGGTGTGCCCGGAACTGGCGGCGTTGATCCGGCAGATGTTGCACGAAGAGCCCGCAGAGAGGGGCAGCGCGGCCTCGGTGGCCCAGGCGCTGGAGCGCGCGGCGAAGAAAGCAGGCCGTGCAGCGGATCAGCCCTTGGCCGGGGGCCAATACGTGGCCCTGCCACCTCCAGCGTCTGCCGCATGGAGGCCCGCGCTCGTGGCAGCCCTCGGGATGTGCCTGTCGTTGGCCGTGTGGTGGTGGGGCTCCCAATCTCTTGGAGGCGCCAAGTGGACGGCAGACAGGCAACATCCGGAGGAAGCTCCGGTGGGCCTCGCCGATTCGACGCTGGATGCCTCAACGGCAGGACCACCGGCTGAGTTCGAGCAAGGCGGAATGGCGCTCGATGTGCCAGAGACCCCGCTCCCTGGACAGCATCGCCCTCCCTGTGCCAAGCAAGAACTCAAGATCAACGGTGGATGTTGGAGACGCTTGGCCGATGCCACGCCGCCATGCGGTGTTCGCACGTACGAGTGGAAGGGCATGTGCTACGTGCCCATGTTCGATCCGCCGCGGCCTTCGACCTCGAATCTGCCATGA
- a CDS encoding DUSAM domain-containing protein yields the protein MTDEDQLDWERIEELDRKVSVQGESLELSDETCAILRGGARLVAIRPEDTTEALREVVTAAHHLKEITRRLREGSARLGAADAQTDPLRDKGDFAGARRVLEDALAAEAVPFYREQLTGRIEDLATLETVFQTGHVTGDFHPWRQVRALSVRVQQGKPLELRDDLRGFLRQTAPSVAIGEAEVEEAFKTQEGTAALLAQMVQRIDDGKQRISQALYQMIRCQEVGELDGARQQMRDVLAVEVVPLYRRAAEENLASLEEPTPEP from the coding sequence ATGACGGACGAGGACCAACTGGACTGGGAACGCATTGAGGAATTGGACCGGAAGGTATCTGTGCAGGGCGAGTCCCTCGAACTCAGTGACGAGACCTGTGCCATCTTGAGAGGAGGCGCTCGGCTCGTGGCCATCCGCCCTGAGGACACCACGGAAGCTCTGCGGGAAGTAGTCACAGCGGCTCACCACTTGAAGGAGATCACACGGCGCCTCCGGGAAGGGTCTGCACGCCTGGGAGCAGCGGATGCTCAGACGGACCCCCTTCGCGACAAGGGGGACTTCGCGGGGGCGAGGAGGGTGCTGGAGGACGCGCTCGCTGCCGAGGCCGTTCCGTTCTATCGGGAGCAACTCACCGGCAGGATCGAGGATCTGGCAACGCTTGAGACGGTGTTCCAGACCGGGCACGTGACCGGGGACTTCCACCCCTGGAGGCAGGTTCGAGCCCTCTCTGTCCGGGTTCAGCAGGGCAAGCCGCTGGAACTTCGCGATGACTTGCGTGGCTTCCTTCGGCAGACCGCCCCTTCTGTGGCCATCGGCGAGGCAGAAGTGGAAGAGGCCTTCAAGACACAGGAAGGTACGGCGGCGCTCCTCGCGCAGATGGTGCAGCGCATCGATGACGGAAAGCAGCGGATCTCACAAGCGCTCTACCAGATGATCCGTTGTCAGGAGGTGGGGGAGCTCGACGGGGCACGCCAGCAGATGCGCGACGTGCTGGCCGTGGAGGTCGTGCCCTTGTACCGCCGCGCCGCGGAGGAAAACCTGGCGAGCCTGGAGGAACCCACCCCGGAACCTTGA
- a CDS encoding SIR2 family NAD-dependent protein deacylase — MEPELARVIGHLSRARSVLFVTGAGISAESGIPTYRGIGGLYEGKTAEDGVPIEVALSGSMFRHQPERTWKHLHDIERACRGAVFNRAHEILAQLEGCFERCWVLTQNVDGFHRTAGSKNVIDIHGDIHELRCTRCDFAERVADYAHLPPCPSCPRCGAVVRPDVVLFEELLPPTKVALMEQELMRGFDLVFSIGTSSLFPYITAPVLQAARRQRPTVEINPGRTSLSEYVDVRLEVGAVAACEALWAARGQWERRG, encoded by the coding sequence ATGGAACCAGAGCTCGCGCGAGTCATCGGGCACCTGTCCCGGGCCCGGAGTGTGCTGTTCGTCACCGGCGCTGGCATCTCGGCGGAGTCGGGCATTCCCACCTACCGCGGCATCGGTGGGCTCTACGAGGGGAAGACGGCCGAGGACGGCGTGCCCATCGAGGTGGCGCTCTCGGGGAGCATGTTCCGGCACCAGCCGGAGCGGACGTGGAAACACCTCCACGACATCGAGCGCGCCTGCCGGGGGGCGGTCTTCAACCGCGCGCACGAAATCCTGGCGCAGCTCGAAGGCTGCTTCGAGCGCTGCTGGGTGCTCACCCAGAACGTGGACGGCTTCCACAGGACAGCGGGCTCGAAGAACGTCATCGACATCCACGGTGACATTCATGAGCTGCGCTGCACGCGGTGCGATTTCGCGGAGCGTGTCGCGGACTACGCGCACCTGCCTCCCTGCCCATCCTGTCCCCGGTGCGGCGCGGTGGTGCGCCCGGACGTGGTGCTCTTCGAGGAACTGCTCCCGCCCACGAAGGTGGCGCTCATGGAGCAGGAGCTGATGCGGGGCTTTGATCTGGTGTTCTCGATCGGCACCTCCAGCCTCTTCCCCTACATCACCGCGCCGGTGCTCCAGGCGGCGAGGCGCCAGCGTCCCACGGTGGAGATCAACCCAGGGCGCACCTCGCTCTCGGAGTACGTCGATGTCCGGCTGGAGGTGGGCGCGGTGGCCGCGTGCGAGGCCTTGTGGGCCGCCCGCGGCCAGTGGGAGCGCCGCGGTTAA
- a CDS encoding endonuclease/exonuclease/phosphatase family protein, translating into MLRVLTLNIAHGVPTSPIPLPFLLPRRRLLEHLDRMAGLLAERRADVVALQEVDRAGLFSGAVDPLERLAHRAGYAHVLHGPHLHWPGVCARGTALLSLRPLHEPAWNSFEADRAVDKGYVVAAVEDAGRWLDVVSVHLDSVSGRCRQRQVARLLHALSGRPARPRLVLGDLNAPGSHPGEAPAQLIQALALHAPDVEGGLATYPASRPAQRLDWILAPRELRFHAQRTLPEPVSDHLAVEAELEWLG; encoded by the coding sequence ATGTTGCGAGTGCTCACGCTGAACATCGCCCACGGCGTGCCCACGAGCCCCATTCCGCTGCCCTTCCTGCTGCCCCGCCGCCGGCTGCTGGAGCACCTGGACCGGATGGCCGGGCTGCTCGCGGAGCGGCGGGCGGACGTGGTGGCGCTCCAGGAGGTGGACCGCGCGGGCCTCTTCAGCGGGGCGGTGGACCCCCTGGAGCGGCTGGCCCACCGGGCGGGGTATGCGCACGTGCTGCACGGCCCGCATCTGCACTGGCCGGGCGTCTGCGCCCGGGGGACGGCGCTGCTGTCCCTGCGGCCCCTGCACGAGCCGGCATGGAACTCCTTCGAGGCGGACCGGGCGGTGGACAAGGGCTATGTGGTGGCGGCGGTGGAGGACGCGGGCCGCTGGCTCGATGTGGTCTCCGTCCACCTGGACAGCGTCTCGGGGCGCTGCCGCCAGCGGCAGGTGGCGCGGCTGCTTCATGCGCTCAGCGGCCGCCCGGCCCGGCCCCGGCTGGTGTTGGGAGACCTGAACGCCCCGGGAAGCCATCCTGGGGAGGCGCCCGCGCAGCTGATCCAGGCGCTGGCCCTGCACGCGCCGGACGTGGAGGGCGGCCTCGCCACGTACCCCGCTTCGCGCCCCGCCCAGCGGTTGGATTGGATCCTCGCGCCCCGGGAGCTGCGCTTTCACGCGCAGCGGACGCTCCCCGAACCGGTGTCCGACCACCTGGCGGTGGAGGCGGAGCTGGAGTGGCTTGGGTGA
- a CDS encoding metal-dependent hydrolase, which translates to MASFGHIAVGLALGRVGAREASPGKRAAVMGALAALAMLPDADVIAFVLRIPYAAPWGHRGASHSFVIAALVALAVAVGMRVARGPALKAGLLTFAAVGSHGVLDAMTTGGLGAALLWPFTTARHFLPWRPIPVAPIGVGMLSARGVYVVLVELLLFLPFWGYALWPRRSAPPRGR; encoded by the coding sequence GTGGCGAGCTTCGGACACATTGCGGTGGGACTGGCGCTGGGACGGGTGGGCGCGAGGGAGGCGTCACCTGGCAAGCGGGCCGCCGTGATGGGGGCGCTCGCCGCGCTGGCGATGCTGCCGGACGCGGACGTCATCGCCTTCGTGCTGAGGATTCCCTACGCGGCGCCCTGGGGGCACCGGGGCGCCTCGCACTCGTTCGTGATCGCCGCGCTGGTGGCGCTCGCGGTGGCGGTGGGGATGCGGGTGGCGCGAGGGCCCGCGCTCAAGGCGGGGCTGCTCACCTTCGCCGCCGTGGGCAGCCATGGGGTGTTGGATGCGATGACCACGGGCGGGCTGGGCGCGGCGCTGCTGTGGCCCTTCACCACCGCCCGCCACTTCCTTCCCTGGAGGCCCATCCCCGTGGCGCCCATCGGGGTGGGCATGCTCTCGGCGCGCGGCGTGTACGTGGTGCTGGTGGAGCTGCTCCTCTTCTTGCCCTTCTGGGGCTACGCTCTCTGGCCCCGCCGGAGCGCGCCGCCGCGCGGGCGTTGA
- a CDS encoding WD40/YVTN/BNR-like repeat-containing protein — protein MDTRFPIHVTLLGCLLFTASLHAAEPVTPLAQPGLEVVLTNTTHQIMAVAPSGTAYALKMDESTSRLYASTDGAQTWSFKARHPLGGSFRVMSALADGTLLANTSRDGLQYLSRSADGGATWSEVLSLGDFRMLTPHNIAELDGTVYFLEYQSFTTQDTPIRLHASKDRGLTWEVRQTFTGHRHGHGLTADPAHHALWAFFGDTPQKAGTFRSVDAGNSWVRVLGGQEGCVVDAVPLSDGSLLFGQDITYLPQRPHIAQLSPDGTYAALVQLTGPAYSTYALKAGGFVAGIAREPGGDIYPPSEVSAHVWGSLDGVEWRELRSYPRLDPNANVRADVYFELPSGLLILQLANVQGFGPGGRGYQLVRLKQTGVAP, from the coding sequence ATGGATACGCGTTTCCCGATTCACGTCACCCTGCTGGGGTGCCTGCTCTTCACGGCGAGCCTTCACGCGGCGGAGCCCGTCACGCCCCTGGCCCAGCCTGGCCTGGAGGTGGTGCTCACCAACACGACGCACCAGATCATGGCGGTCGCCCCTTCGGGGACGGCGTATGCGCTGAAGATGGATGAATCGACCAGCCGTCTCTATGCGAGCACGGATGGTGCCCAGACCTGGAGCTTCAAGGCGCGGCACCCGCTGGGAGGCTCCTTCCGCGTCATGTCCGCGCTGGCCGACGGCACGCTGCTGGCCAACACCAGCCGCGACGGCCTGCAATACCTCTCCCGCTCCGCGGATGGCGGCGCCACCTGGAGCGAGGTCCTCTCGCTCGGCGACTTCCGCATGCTCACGCCCCACAACATCGCGGAGCTGGATGGCACCGTGTACTTCCTCGAGTATCAGTCCTTCACCACCCAGGACACGCCCATCCGGCTCCACGCCAGCAAGGACCGGGGCCTCACCTGGGAGGTGCGGCAGACCTTCACCGGCCATCGCCATGGCCACGGGCTGACGGCGGATCCGGCGCACCATGCCCTGTGGGCCTTCTTCGGAGATACCCCCCAGAAGGCTGGCACCTTTCGCTCGGTGGACGCGGGCAACTCGTGGGTGCGGGTCCTCGGAGGCCAGGAGGGGTGCGTGGTCGACGCGGTGCCGCTCAGCGATGGCAGCCTGCTCTTCGGGCAGGACATCACCTACCTGCCGCAGCGGCCGCACATTGCCCAGCTCTCGCCGGATGGGACGTATGCCGCGCTGGTGCAGCTCACCGGCCCCGCCTACTCCACCTACGCCCTGAAGGCGGGAGGCTTCGTGGCGGGCATCGCCCGGGAGCCGGGCGGAGACATCTATCCTCCCAGCGAGGTGAGCGCGCACGTCTGGGGCAGTCTCGATGGCGTGGAGTGGCGGGAGCTGCGCAGCTACCCTCGCCTGGACCCCAACGCGAACGTCCGGGCCGACGTCTACTTCGAGCTGCCCTCGGGACTGCTGATTCTCCAGCTCGCCAATGTCCAGGGCTTCGGCCCCGGAGGCCGGGGCTACCAGCTCGTCCGGCTGAAACAGACGGGCGTTGCTCCGTGA
- a CDS encoding MFS transporter, producing MRSNLWKLQVIRLLFWMHFFAAVLVPFYTQWGGLSLAQVLYLNAWFFLCNFLFEVPTGTVADYLGRKVSLALGSAVGLGAALLYVSRPSFGVFMAAEALFAIAYTLHSGADEALAYDSLKAEGQADRAAQVLGRMESFKLGGIITATLAGGFIASAFGMSAPMAAYAIPAALAFLLSLTLQEPAVQAREAPGRVPYTRILAEGGRYFLGHKVVLLLAVELALTNALAWGIIWLFQPLLERAGMPLRFFGIVHALSCLGQIVFLGNTARFERWSGSMRRLLLAASVLTGLSFLLLSATQWLPLVILGIVLGFTFSLPRIPLFSAYINHHVPSERRATVLSFVSMVRTLGIVVMNPLIGLLAEWSLSWTLASLGGGILVLAAGSRIEERHLSLPTEPPTGPGGRSAPGP from the coding sequence GTGAGGTCCAATCTCTGGAAGCTCCAGGTCATCCGGCTGCTGTTCTGGATGCACTTCTTCGCCGCCGTCCTCGTGCCGTTCTACACGCAATGGGGCGGCCTCTCGCTGGCGCAGGTGCTCTACCTCAACGCCTGGTTCTTCCTGTGCAACTTCCTCTTCGAGGTGCCCACGGGCACCGTGGCGGACTACCTCGGGCGCAAGGTGTCCCTGGCGCTCGGCAGCGCCGTGGGCCTGGGCGCGGCCCTGCTCTACGTGTCGCGGCCCTCCTTCGGGGTGTTCATGGCCGCCGAGGCGCTCTTCGCCATCGCCTACACCCTCCACTCCGGCGCCGACGAGGCGCTCGCCTATGACAGCCTCAAGGCGGAGGGACAGGCGGACCGCGCCGCCCAGGTCCTCGGCCGCATGGAGTCCTTCAAGCTCGGCGGCATCATCACCGCGACCCTCGCGGGAGGCTTCATCGCCAGCGCCTTCGGCATGAGCGCCCCCATGGCGGCCTATGCGATTCCCGCCGCCCTCGCCTTCCTGCTCTCGCTCACCCTGCAGGAGCCCGCCGTCCAGGCCCGGGAGGCTCCGGGCCGCGTCCCCTACACGCGCATCCTCGCCGAGGGGGGCCGCTACTTCCTGGGCCACAAGGTGGTCCTGCTGCTCGCCGTCGAGCTGGCCCTGACGAATGCCCTCGCCTGGGGCATCATCTGGTTGTTCCAGCCCCTGCTGGAGCGCGCCGGGATGCCCCTGCGCTTCTTCGGCATCGTGCATGCCCTGTCGTGTCTCGGGCAGATCGTCTTTCTGGGCAACACCGCGCGGTTCGAGCGCTGGAGCGGCTCCATGCGCCGGCTCCTGCTCGCGGCCAGCGTCCTCACTGGCCTGAGCTTCCTGCTGCTGTCGGCCACCCAGTGGCTGCCGCTCGTCATCCTGGGGATCGTCCTGGGCTTCACCTTCAGCCTGCCGCGCATCCCCCTGTTCAGCGCCTATATCAACCACCACGTGCCCTCGGAGCGGCGGGCCACCGTGCTCTCCTTCGTGTCGATGGTGCGCACGTTGGGCATCGTGGTGATGAATCCCCTCATCGGTCTGCTCGCCGAGTGGTCACTGTCCTGGACGCTGGCCTCGCTGGGCGGGGGCATCCTCGTGCTCGCGGCGGGCTCGCGCATCGAGGAGCGGCACCTGAGCCTCCCCACCGAGCCGCCTACGGGCCCCGGAGGACGGTCAGCCCCTGGTCCGTGA
- a CDS encoding lipid A deacylase LpxR family protein — translation MLRVLVLLSSAAVAQTPEATALPEEEKLPFVTALHFENDVLAQSDRFYTTGLRLEHHGEYNPCRKLALALGFPDTVDHRYPCGVSLSQNIYTPSDITPSEGETPWPNPEDRPYGGWLHAGVLFQHLAAADSPTRSSRLTLEATVGVTGPASGAEHVQRGVHSALRHLFGPDTARDPIGWEAQLPTEPTLHLSALREQPLLWSPFVDAAWSAGAMLGTVFTNASAGATVRVGWLARPFGLAPLMPSIRQRLRAEQAPPERTWEAYLFARGQVRLVARNLFLDGTLFRKSLSVRKTPVVGDTEVGGAVRTRHFQAALSMVFRSQEMAEPPDSRLGGHRFAQLQLAYLR, via the coding sequence ATGCTGCGTGTCCTCGTGCTGCTGTCCTCCGCCGCCGTGGCCCAGACGCCCGAGGCCACCGCCTTGCCGGAGGAGGAGAAGCTGCCCTTCGTGACGGCCCTGCACTTCGAGAACGATGTGCTGGCGCAAAGCGACCGCTTCTACACCACCGGCCTCCGGCTGGAACACCACGGCGAGTACAACCCCTGCCGCAAGCTCGCCCTCGCGCTCGGCTTTCCGGACACCGTGGACCACCGCTATCCCTGCGGCGTCTCGCTGTCCCAGAACATCTACACGCCCAGCGACATCACCCCCAGCGAGGGCGAGACGCCCTGGCCCAACCCGGAGGACCGGCCTTACGGCGGCTGGCTCCATGCCGGGGTGCTCTTCCAGCACCTGGCCGCCGCGGATTCCCCCACCCGCTCATCGCGGCTCACGCTGGAGGCCACCGTGGGCGTCACCGGCCCGGCCTCGGGGGCAGAGCACGTCCAGCGCGGGGTTCACTCGGCGCTGCGGCACCTCTTCGGCCCGGACACGGCCCGGGACCCCATTGGCTGGGAGGCGCAACTGCCCACCGAGCCCACCTTGCACCTCTCCGCGCTCCGCGAGCAGCCCCTGCTCTGGAGCCCCTTCGTGGACGCGGCCTGGTCGGCGGGAGCCATGCTGGGCACGGTCTTCACGAACGCCAGCGCGGGCGCCACGGTGCGCGTGGGGTGGCTGGCCCGGCCGTTCGGGCTGGCGCCCCTCATGCCGTCCATCCGCCAGAGGTTGCGCGCGGAGCAGGCGCCCCCGGAGCGCACCTGGGAGGCGTACCTCTTCGCCCGGGGCCAGGTGCGGCTGGTGGCGCGCAACCTGTTCCTGGACGGGACCCTCTTCCGCAAGAGCCTCAGCGTCCGGAAGACGCCCGTGGTGGGAGACACCGAGGTTGGCGGGGCCGTGCGCACGCGCCACTTCCAGGCCGCCCTGAGCATGGTCTTCCGCTCCCAGGAGATGGCCGAGCCGCCCGATTCCCGGCTGGGAGGCCACCGGTTCGCGCAACTCCAGCTCGCGTACTTGCGATAA
- a CDS encoding fascin domain-containing protein, protein MTAGLTKWALSLVTMCVLLPGASEAAGLKITLQSDEGTYFSRCNGCQKTVDNKIPDTVTTHAKDATGAYSQFELVLVGNGKVALKSDNGKFVARCNGCIVGGAKPDFVTVHADSASQAYAQFSIERLSNGKYALKADTGKYLARCNGCSPGASTPNTVTVHATDPNKEAYAQWAITPLFPKGQKISLQADTGLYFARCNGCQKTVNNKFPDTVTVHVKAPTETYDQFEVREMGGGKIALKSDNGKYVARCNGCIVGSKQPDTLAVHVDDPAAAYAQFKPVLLNNGKWALESDTGKYAARCNNCSPGASQANTVTVHATDPNKEAYAQWNIAYAP, encoded by the coding sequence ATGACCGCAGGACTGACGAAGTGGGCATTGAGCCTGGTGACGATGTGCGTGTTGCTTCCGGGGGCCAGCGAGGCCGCGGGGCTGAAGATCACGCTGCAGTCGGATGAGGGGACCTACTTCTCGCGCTGCAATGGCTGCCAGAAGACCGTGGACAACAAGATCCCCGACACCGTCACCACCCACGCCAAGGATGCCACCGGGGCCTACTCCCAGTTCGAGCTGGTGCTCGTGGGCAATGGGAAGGTGGCGTTGAAGTCGGACAACGGCAAGTTCGTGGCCCGCTGCAATGGCTGCATCGTGGGTGGCGCCAAGCCGGACTTCGTGACGGTGCACGCGGACAGCGCGTCCCAGGCTTACGCCCAGTTCTCGATCGAGCGGCTGAGCAACGGCAAGTACGCGCTCAAGGCGGACACCGGCAAGTACCTGGCCCGCTGCAATGGCTGCTCGCCGGGCGCCTCGACTCCCAACACCGTCACCGTGCACGCCACGGATCCCAACAAGGAGGCCTACGCGCAGTGGGCCATCACGCCCCTCTTCCCCAAGGGCCAGAAGATCTCCCTCCAGGCGGACACGGGCCTGTACTTCGCGCGCTGTAATGGCTGCCAGAAGACCGTGAACAACAAGTTCCCCGACACCGTCACCGTCCACGTCAAGGCTCCCACGGAGACCTATGACCAGTTCGAGGTGAGGGAGATGGGCGGCGGGAAGATCGCCCTCAAGTCGGACAACGGCAAGTACGTGGCCCGCTGCAATGGCTGCATCGTGGGCTCCAAGCAGCCCGACACCCTGGCCGTCCACGTGGATGACCCGGCCGCGGCCTATGCCCAGTTCAAGCCCGTGCTGCTCAACAACGGCAAGTGGGCCCTCGAGTCCGACACCGGCAAGTACGCGGCCCGCTGCAACAACTGCTCGCCGGGCGCCTCTCAGGCCAACACCGTCACCGTGCACGCCACGGATCCCAACAAGGAGGCCTACGCCCAGTGGAACATCGCCTACGCCCCTTAA
- a CDS encoding NAD(P)/FAD-dependent oxidoreductase, with translation MTTGPLSSSADAPSAPVVRSPQASYAVVVVGGGVAGLSAALTLVRAGVSVCVLERTDYSTWRPGETLSPAAYSELRQLLAPAPLETEGFLASHGLEATWGSEQPHHHSFLTNPYGSGWHVERRHLDALLARHAQAHQVPLWQGTCLTHLAREGTGWRLQVNTPQGPCEVRCEALVDATGRSAQVARHCGVRRLSWDALCSVSAIVDRPLALQEQSLVVEATRWGWWYAAPLPQGRFILTLMSDVDVLERQGCWKPEGWSALFSATQHLAPRVGALPEVKRLYVRRCETSCLERAAGENWAAVGDAAAMWDPLSSSGILKGLRTGREAAQALCAALGGDGAALKHYAQQRDAEFFRYLSARRAHYAQEQRWAREDFWRRRLSAALE, from the coding sequence ATGACGACCGGCCCTCTCTCCAGTTCCGCGGACGCCCCGTCCGCTCCCGTGGTGCGAAGCCCACAGGCCTCCTATGCCGTGGTGGTGGTGGGAGGCGGTGTGGCGGGCTTGAGCGCCGCGCTGACCCTGGTCCGGGCAGGCGTGTCCGTCTGTGTGCTGGAGCGCACCGATTATTCCACCTGGCGCCCCGGGGAGACGCTCTCCCCGGCGGCGTATTCCGAGCTGCGGCAACTGCTGGCGCCCGCGCCCCTGGAGACGGAGGGTTTCCTGGCCTCCCACGGCCTGGAGGCCACCTGGGGGTCGGAACAGCCGCACCACCACTCCTTTCTCACCAATCCCTACGGCAGCGGCTGGCATGTGGAGCGCCGGCACCTGGACGCGCTGTTGGCCCGGCATGCCCAGGCGCACCAGGTGCCCCTGTGGCAAGGCACCTGTCTCACCCACCTGGCGCGGGAGGGGACGGGGTGGCGGCTCCAGGTCAACACCCCTCAGGGGCCGTGCGAGGTGCGCTGCGAGGCGTTGGTGGATGCGACGGGGCGCTCGGCGCAGGTGGCGCGCCACTGTGGGGTGCGGCGCCTGAGCTGGGATGCGCTGTGCAGCGTGTCGGCCATCGTGGACCGGCCCCTGGCCCTCCAGGAGCAATCCCTGGTGGTGGAGGCCACGCGCTGGGGCTGGTGGTACGCCGCGCCGCTGCCCCAGGGCCGCTTCATCCTCACCCTGATGAGCGACGTGGATGTGCTGGAGCGCCAGGGCTGCTGGAAGCCGGAGGGGTGGAGCGCGCTCTTCTCGGCCACCCAGCACCTGGCCCCCCGGGTGGGCGCCCTGCCCGAAGTGAAGCGGCTGTACGTCCGCCGCTGCGAGACAAGCTGCCTGGAGCGCGCGGCGGGGGAGAACTGGGCCGCCGTGGGGGACGCCGCGGCGATGTGGGATCCACTCTCGTCGAGCGGCATCCTCAAGGGCCTGCGCACCGGGCGCGAGGCCGCGCAGGCCCTGTGTGCCGCGCTGGGGGGAGACGGAGCGGCGCTGAAGCACTACGCCCAGCAGCGGGACGCGGAGTTCTTCCGCTACCTCTCCGCGCGCCGGGCCCATTATGCCCAGGAGCAGCGCTGGGCCCGGGAAGACTTCTGGCGCCGCCGGCTGAGCGCTGCCTTGGAGTAA